A stretch of Gossypium hirsutum isolate 1008001.06 chromosome A06, Gossypium_hirsutum_v2.1, whole genome shotgun sequence DNA encodes these proteins:
- the LOC107938447 gene encoding protein SET DOMAIN GROUP 40, with product MKLRLLHSNPILLTLLPRQVFTVCLLYEINKGKASPWHPYFLHLPRSYSILATFGELKTQALQVDYAIWAAQKTVTKAKYEWEQAFTLMKELKFKPLLLTFRAWIWATGTALDLKPNYVRAWANMGISYANQV from the exons ATGAAACTTCGTCTCTTGCACTCAAATCCCATCCTTCTCACTCTTCTACCCAG GCAggtattcactgtttgtttgttatatgAAATCAATAAAGGAAAGGCTTCTCCATGGCACCCTTATTTTCTGCACTTGCCTCGTAGTTATTCCATACTCGCCACTTTCGGTGAACTTAAAACGCAAGCCTTGCAA GTGGATTATGCCATCTGGGCTGCTCAGAAAACTGTCACAAAAGCTAAATACGAGTGGGAACAAGCCTTCACTCTCATGAAGGAACTTAAGTTTAAGCCTCTACTTCTCACTTTCAGGGCTTGGATTTGGGCTACTGGGACT GCACTAGATTTGAAGCCAAACTATGTGCGTGCTTGGGCAAACATGGGTATCAGTTACGCCAACCAG